From the Paraflavitalea soli genome, the window CTCCCTCATCAACTTATTTGGTACCCGCGGCCGGGGCAATACCGGCACAGACCTCAATGCTATCCCCGCTGGCGCTATCGACCGGGTGGAAGTGCTGCGCGATGGCGCCTCTGCCCAGTATGGCTCCGACGCCATCGCAGGTGTGGTCAATGTGATCCTCAAATCATCGGTCAATGAATTTTCTGCCAATATCAATTCAGGTGTATACGATGCCAAAAAATACCGCACTGACAGGAAGTACGATGGCGAAAGCTTCCAGCTGAATGCCAACTACGGTACCCGCATTGGCGAGAAAGGATTTGTGAACTTCACAGCGGATTACCTCACCAATGCCAAGACCAACCGGGTGCCGCCGCCCGGAGCCGTTACTTATCGCCGGGAGTTTGGCGATGCCTCTGCAGAAAGTTTCAGCGCCTTCTTCAACAGTGAAATTCCCGTAGCCGCCAATACCTCCATATATGCCTTTGGTGGTACCACGCATCGCTTTACAGATGCTTTTGCCTGGTCGCGCGATGCCGATGACAACAGAAATGTAAAAGAGATCTATCCCAATGGCTTCGACCCACGCATACAATCGGCCATCGACGACAATTCTATTTCCGTAGGTATCCGCACCATGCACGATGGCTGGAATATCGACCTCAACAATACCTATGGCAAAAACAAGATGCACTATTATGTAGATGGTACCCTCAATGCTACCCTGCTGGCCAAATCGCCCACGCATTTCGATGCAGGCGGATTCTGGTTCTCTCAAAATACGACCAGCATTAACTTCTCTAAACCATTTGATGTGGCGGCCGGGCTCAACGTAGCTTTCGGCGCAGAATACCGGGTAGACCGCTACAATATCTTTGCCGGTGAAGAAGGCTCCTGGCAAAACTATGGGATCATCGATACGGTGATCAACAACCGGGTGGTAAAATATGATAAGCTGGAAAGACCTGCCGGCTCACAAGGCTTTCCCGGCTTCCAGCCCCGCAACGAGGTCAATGCCAGCCGCACCAACTTTGGCAGTTATGTAGATGTGGAACTGGATGTAAGCAAGGCCTTCCTGTTATCCGGCGCCGTGCGGTATGAAAAGTACAGCGACTTTGGCAGCACCCTCAATGGCAAACTGGCCACCCGCGTCAAAGTAGCGCCGGGGTTTAACCTGCGCGCATCCGTGAGTACGGGCTTCCGTGCCCCCTCCCTGCAGCAAACCTATTTCAATACCATTTATACCAACTTCGAGCAAGGAGTTCCCATCGAGATATTACTGGCCAACAACCTCAGCACGGTAACCCGCACGCTGGGCATACCACCATTGAAAGAAGAAAAATCAGTAAACCTGAGCGCCGGTTTTACTGCCAAACCCGTCAACAACCTTACGCTTACCGTGGATGGTTACCTCATCAATGTAAAAGACCGCATCGTGCTCACCGGCACTTTCGACCAGAGTGATCCGGATATTGGCAGCGACCTGGCAGCACTGGGTGTCGGCGCCGCCAACTTCTTTACCAATGCCATCGACTCCCGCAATATTGGCCTGGATGTGATCATTACACACAGCGGGCGACTGGGTGATGGCCGGT encodes:
- a CDS encoding TonB-dependent receptor — encoded protein: MRKLFLLLALIASSYLLSAQNTLSGTVKDAKTKEPLAGASINIKGTNQGTISSNTGTFTLSAKKGDILIIRYIGYATSEITVDNQATLDIELTAGAGNLEEITIVGSRRLGRTAMETAVPIDVIDIKSIARQTGKFDINNMLQFATPSFNANKQSGSDGADHIDPATIRGLGPDQTLVLINGKRRHQSSLINLFGTRGRGNTGTDLNAIPAGAIDRVEVLRDGASAQYGSDAIAGVVNVILKSSVNEFSANINSGVYDAKKYRTDRKYDGESFQLNANYGTRIGEKGFVNFTADYLTNAKTNRVPPPGAVTYRREFGDASAESFSAFFNSEIPVAANTSIYAFGGTTHRFTDAFAWSRDADDNRNVKEIYPNGFDPRIQSAIDDNSISVGIRTMHDGWNIDLNNTYGKNKMHYYVDGTLNATLLAKSPTHFDAGGFWFSQNTTSINFSKPFDVAAGLNVAFGAEYRVDRYNIFAGEEGSWQNYGIIDTVINNRVVKYDKLERPAGSQGFPGFQPRNEVNASRTNFGSYVDVELDVSKAFLLSGAVRYEKYSDFGSTLNGKLATRVKVAPGFNLRASVSTGFRAPSLQQTYFNTIYTNFEQGVPIEILLANNLSTVTRTLGIPPLKEEKSVNLSAGFTAKPVNNLTLTVDGYLINVKDRIVLTGTFDQSDPDIGSDLAALGVGAANFFTNAIDSRNIGLDVIITHSGRLGDGRLTTTLAGNFNKLTIESIHTSPKLVGKEDNYLSAREKSFIIASAPKSKINLTVDYTIAKFSATARLVRFGEVTLLGYDDKPNVYDPKVTTDLTLGYRISRNIALYAGADNLFNVYPDKQDQENTEEGGLWDSVQMNFGGRHYFARLSFTF